In a genomic window of Gossypium arboreum isolate Shixiya-1 chromosome 9, ASM2569848v2, whole genome shotgun sequence:
- the LOC108456295 gene encoding pentatricopeptide repeat-containing protein At4g15720, with amino-acid sequence MKKRLSNNLVSDVNSLHLSGSSKPLSFHKKTRFIQTVQTCNDLVLPTLTHSKILKSGLLNDTIITNHLINGYIKSQQISQAHQVFDEMPEPNVVSYTSLMSGYISASKPQLCLWMFREMHNSPVLPNEFTFATAVNACSILADLQKGKQVHGLVEVFGFRFNLVVCSSLVDMYGKCNEVDFAQLVFDSMADKNVVSWTSMITAYAQNGRGNEALEVFREFNLLDWEIPNKFMLASVINACASSGKLVSGKTTHGAVIRHGHDSNDVVASTLVDMYAKCGCIVYAARVFRRVRNPCVIPYTSMIVASGKHGLGKVSIELFEEMIDKRIKPNDVTFVAVLHACSHSGLVDQGLEYFNSMSWKHGVVPEAKHYTCVVDMLSRIGRFDEAYRLAKSIQVNPNEGASLWGTLLSASRLHGRLDIAVEASKRLIESDQQVDGAYVTLSNAYVLAGEWENANDLRKKMKQTGVCKEPGCSWIDIKDSTYVFYAGNILFERGTEVLRMLKELEREMKEKGRSKGLVFVDVEEEAMEETVDH; translated from the coding sequence ATGAAGAAGCGATTAAGCAATAATCTCGTTTCAGACGTTAACTCCCTACATCTTTCCGGCTCAAGTAAACCATTAAGCTTCCATAAAAAAACCCGATTCATCCAAACCGTTCAGACTTGCAACGATCTCGTTTTACCAACCTTAACCCACTCCAAAATCCTTAAATCCGGTCTCCTTAATGACACCATCATCACTAATCATCTCATTAATGGCTACATTAAGTCCCAACAAATATCCCAAGCACATCAGGTGTTTGATGAAATGCCTGAACCAAATGTTGTCTCCTACACTTCTCTTATGTCAGGTTATATCAGTGCGAGTAAGCCTCAACTTTGTCTTTGGATGTTTAGAGAAATGCATAACAGTCCGGTTTTGCCGAATGAGTTTACGTTCGCCACCGCGGTAAACGCTTGTTCGATACTTGCTGACCTTCAAAAAGGGAAACAAGTTCATGGTCTTGTCGAGGTTTTCGGGTTTCGGTTTAACCTCGTGGTTTGCTCTTCGCTTGTTGATATGTATGGGAAATGCAACGAAGTCGATTTTGCTCAGCTGGTTTTCGATTCGATGGCGGACAAGAATGTTGTTTCGTGGACTTCGATGATCACTGCGTATGCTCAAAATGGAAGAGGGAATGAAGCACTTGAAGTTTTTAGAGAATTCAATTTGTTAGATTGGGAGATTCCAAATAAGTTTATGTTGGCTAGTGTTATCAATGCTTGCGCGAGTTCGGGGAAGTTGGTTTCGGGGAAGACTACACACGGTGCAGTGATCCGACACGGTCACGATTCGAATGATGTAGTTGCTAGCACATTGGTAGATATGTATGCCAAGTGTGGTTGTATCGTTTATGCTGCTCGGGTTTTTCGGAGAGTTCGGAATCCTTGTGTGATCCCATATACTTCCATGATTGTAGCTTCTGGAAAACATGGACTTGGGAAAGTTTCTATTGAACTTTTTGAGGAAATGATTGATAAAAGAATAAAGCCTAATGATGTTACTTTTGTTGCCGTTTTGCATGCTTGTAGCCATTCCGGTCTAGTGGACCAAGGCCTCGAGTACTTCAACTCGATGTCATGGAAACACGGAGTAGTCCCAGAAGCAAAGCATTACACCTGTGTTGTTGATATGCTCAGTCGAATTGGTCGTTTTGACGAGGCATATCGGTTAGCAAAATCGATTCAGGTGAACCCTAATGAAGGCGCTTCGTTGTGGGGGACGCTTCTATCGGCTAGTAGACTTCATGGGAGGCTAGATATTGCTGTTGAAGCTAGCAAAAGGCTAATAGAATCCGATCAACAAGTAGACGGCGCGTACGTTACATTGTCGAACGCTTATGTTTTGGCCGGTGAGTGGGAGAATGCTAACGATCTTCGGAAGAAAATGAAACAAACCGGAGTCTGCAAGGAACCCGGATGCAGTTGGATCGATATTAAGGACTCGACTTACGTTTTTTACGCCGGAAACATCTTGTTCGAGAGAGGGACCGAGGTATTGAGAATGTTGAAGGAGTTGGAAAGAGAAATGAAAGAGAAAGGAAGGAGTAAAGGGTTGGTATTTGTTGACGTGGAAGAAGAAGCCATGGAAGAAACTGTTGACCATTGA